In Plodia interpunctella isolate USDA-ARS_2022_Savannah chromosome 9, ilPloInte3.2, whole genome shotgun sequence, a single genomic region encodes these proteins:
- the LOC128672662 gene encoding uncharacterized protein LOC128672662 produces MAPKKNYTPFQMAQAIEAVKRGEKIATAAKKFGVPRITLHDKITSKTPVTCSMGPGTYLSTEEEAILEKWILDMTDKHIPITKDELLDSVQRIIVDQQKNTPFANNRPGRKWYNLFLNRHPTLSERKAQNLNTARDAVTEENIKGWFKEIESYLEENGLKEASEDPARIFNTDESAFYLSPKAGKVLAKKGDKHIYQSSGDEKDNLTVLITGNSAGQLAPPMVVFAYERIPSTISSQFPEDWAIGRSPTGWMCGSTFFEYIANIFNPWLVHQKIEKPVLFFLDGHRSHLTLHLSNFCAENGIEIIALYPNSTHILQPMDLAVFRPLKTYWAKAVKDWKLQHLGQNLKKENFAPVLNTALELITESAIRNGFRAGGLYPFGPDYVDLSKIKTRSKSEVSTEQILFFNYLEKDITTKLGAEKLQMFNELFFRDKEELSSRLNEDLSLYVIWASNKQIVGNSDQINKSKEPSTQSLVEVPNPTKDPAIPITSTSTDLIEFDLTPQQHIQLDHDYVHPFNNSAVNNHQETNDTSHNPLTNDGPNSLNIKDPVLVALTSRSINHKSSEEKTNTDSLETTMTKSKHNNIGSETSKTDLNAAEKTPVKDTTRPGTSKTIQLKDGSKIIIPSPFKRNINWPGEDEEKKGKKRKCKEKIPYAITSSPWRDYHNRKEKEKREKEEQKQIKAKEREEKRQLKLRELEKKKEKKLKEKSNIKMKKRNRLRKWKPSDTSSDNTDTELNYADSEDSYNVEIEEEITDTERASNENSESSESEDVPLSRLSNKISKYGNGDYVILKYEG; encoded by the coding sequence ATGGCgcctaaaaaaaactacacgCCTTTCCAAATGGCACAGGCGATCGAAGCAGTCAAAAGAGGTGAAAAAATTGCGACTGCAGCAAAAAAGTTTGGTGTACCCAGAATCACCTTACATGACAAAATTACGAGCAAAACTCCAGTTACATGTTCAATGGGTCCTGGTACATATTTATCTACAGAAGAAGAGGCTATATTAGaaaaatggattcttgataTGACTGATAAACACATTCCTATTACCAAAGATGAATTGCTCGACAGTGTACAACGAATTATCGTTGATCAGCAGAAAAATACACCTTTTGCTAACAACAGGCCAGGTAGAAAATGGTACAATCTGTTTCTGAATAGACATCCTACATTGTCTGAGAGAAAAGCGCAAAATTTAAACACGGCACGTGATGCCGTTACTGAAGAAAACATAAAAGGTTGGTTTAAAGAGATAGAATCCTATTTAGAAGAAAACGGTCTTAAAGAAGCATCAGAAGATCCGGCTCGGATCTTTAATACGGACGAAAGCGCTTTTTATTTGTCACCTAAAGCCGGGAAAGTTCTTGCAAAAAAAGGGGACAAACATATCTACCAATCCTCTGGTgatgaaaaagataatttaacgGTTTTAATCACCGGGAATTCCGCTGGTCAATTAGCTCCTCCTATGGTTGTGTTTGCCTATGAAAGAATTCCGTCTACAATTTCATCTCAGTTTCCAGAAGATTGGGCAATTGGACGATCTCCGACTGGCTGGATGTGCGGCAGCACTTTTTTCGAGTATATCGCGAACATATTCAATCCCTGGCTAGTACACCAGAAGATTGAAAAACCTGTGCTCTTCTTTCTGGATGGCCATAGGTCGCACTTGACCCTTCATTTATCCAATTTTTGTGCTGAAAATGGTATAGAAATTATAGCGTTATACCCAAACAGCACGCACATTCTGCAGCCAATGGATCTTGCCGTGTTTAGACCTTTGAAAACTTATTGGGCAAAAGCTGTTAAAGACTGGAAATTGCAACACCTAGgacaaaatctaaaaaaagaaaattttgccCCTGTTCTCAACACAGCATTAGAGTTAATAACTGAGAGTGCTATTAGGAATGGTTTTCGTGCTGGTGGGTTGTACCCCTTTGGCCCAGATTATGTtgatttatctaaaataaaaactcgaTCAAAATCGGAAGTTTCGACAGAACAGattcttttctttaattatCTAGAAAAAGATATAACAACAAAGTTGGGGGCTGAAAAGTTGCAGATGTTCAATGAATTATTCTTTAGAGACAAAGAAGAGTTGAGTTCTCGTTTGAATGAAGACCTGTCACTGTATGTAATATGGGCCAGCAACAAACAAATTGTCGGAAATTCtgatcaaattaataaatcgaaAGAACCTTCAACACAATCATTAGTTGAAGtcccgaatccaacaaaagatCCTGCTATTCCAATTACAAGTACATCAACAGACTTAATTGAATTTGATCTGACACCACAACAACACATTCAGCTAGATCACGACTATGTCCACCCATTTAATAATTCTGCTGTCAATAATCATCAAGAAACTAACGATACGTCACATAACCCATTAACTAACGATGGGCCAAATTCTCTAAACATAAAAGATCCTGTTTTGGTTGCTTTAACTTCCCGCTCCATAAACCATAAATCTTCAGAAGAGAAGACTAACACAGATTCGCTAGAGACGACCATGACAAAATCCAAACATAATAACATAGGGTCTGAGACATCCAAAACTGACCTAAACGCCGCAGAAAAAACACCTGTTAAAGATACGACAAGACCTGGGACCTCAAAAACCATTCAGTTGAAAGACggaagtaaaattattatcccATCTCCATTTAAACGGAATATTAACTGGCCCGGAGAAGATGAAGAAAAGAAaggtaaaaaaagaaagtgcAAGGAAAAGATTCCTTATGCTATAACTAGTTCACCATGGAGAGATTATCATAACcggaaagaaaaagaaaaaagagaaaaagaggaacaaaagcaaattaaagctaaagaaagagaagaaaaaagacaattaaaactaagagagttggagaagaaaaaggaaaaaaagctgaaagaaaaaagtaacatTAAGATGAAAAAACGCAATAGGCTAAGAAAATGGAAACCAAGTGACACGTCTTCGGACAATACAGATACTGAATTAAACTATGCAGATAGTGAAGATAGCTATAATGTGGAAATTGAAGAAGAAATAACAGACACTGAACGAGCATCTAATGAAAATTCAGAAAGCTCCGAATCCGAAGACGTCCCACTTAGTAgattgtcaaataaaataagcaaataTGGTAATGGTGATTATGTGATTCTCAAGTATGAGGGGTAA